The Brassica rapa cultivar Chiifu-401-42 chromosome A10, CAAS_Brap_v3.01, whole genome shotgun sequence genome segment GACTCGAGGATGAAGATGATGCGACAAAACCATACCGacagatttttttcttctttttcgaaGTGCGTTTTCGCGTCAAAATGACTTCTATGGAAATAATCACGTGTTCTAATATAATTGGTAGAAAGGAAGCCAATCCAGTGATCCACGACTACAAATCGTCTTTGACCCAAACAACAAAAACGATACATAATGCTACAAACACTCAGAAACCAGAGACTACTAAAGTATCTTTTTCTATCATGTTTTTGTATTTGTAGTCTCTTCACTCTTCTTCAGAGCATTTCTCACCTCCTCAAGGCAGCTTTCAAGCTCCTTCAGTTCCTCACTCTCCGGGAAGCTCACTGTTGCCTACACACACATGTCACCATTTATTTAGTCTGAAAGCTTATCAAGTATTGTGGAGATTAATGAATGGTAATACTGGTTTATACTTGTTTGATTGTGTTCTTCAAATGCATCTCAGCACTAAAGAGCTCTCGCTTGCTTCCTGTGGACGCTGAGATCTCCATGTAGACTCTGCAAAGCTCCAATGATGCTCTTGCAAACTTCTTAAAACGATCTTTGTCTTTCCACAGTTCTGATCCCTGCCAGAGATATGTCACAAAATGGAGCTGAGAATGATGCTCACAGATCAAAGAGCGGTTTTGATTAATTATGACTCATTAATACCTGATATGAGCGCACTTGTTTCAGCAATGCCTCGCTGCATACCATAAGATCTCCTTTGATTCTACTCCATCTTGCATACAATCCCCATATTTCAGATGTACTTTCTGTTCGGACAATCTATAAAAGAGATTATCCACAAGTAAGAATCGCCAATAAAAAGATACATACTAGTTATTGAAATGTTTTGCTAACCTGCTGAATAATCTTTCCAAGCAACTCTAAGTGACGCTGAGTTTCAGCTGGTGTTGCAGCACACGGTTTTGTTTCCTTTAATTCATCAGAAGAAGCTTCAGTTTCAACCGATAAAGACAATGCTGAATTCCTATTTTCTAACTCTGTCATTATACGGTCCAGTAAAACAACATCAACCCTCTTGTTTTTGCTCATGCTCAGTATCTTTTGTATAGCTTCAAAGGCCTGAACGGAAGAAAAAAACAGCACAGATGAAACCAACTCGTCTAACGCCTAAGCTAAAGATAATCAAACAGATATGTAGGTGCCTTTACCTGATCAATATTTCCCACATCCATAGCTACATGGCTGAAGTTCTCCCACATCTGCCAGCTATCTCGCCTGTTGATGCAACGATGTTTTTTATAATGTAACTAACGCTATCAATTTCTTAACTCAAAGTTACAAATGGTAAGGGAAAGAGATATATACTTGAATTTAAGCGCTTCTTTGAATGCGATGAATGATTCTTTACTTTTCTTCTTAATCATATGTCTGCACCCAATATGAAAGTGAAAGTAGGTGAGGAGTGAAGTGGAGTTAAAAAATAAGGCGTgcgtgaaaagaaaaaaagtatttaATCTTCTCTGCAATTTCAGCATAAACAGAGCAGATTATGAAACTGAAGTGCTTACAGACAAGCAATGTTGTTCCAGGCCTCTCCATTGTCAGGATCGAGTTGAACAGCAAAAGTGAATGAATCGAGTGCTTTTTGAACATCTCTGGCCTACGGTATAATATCGGAGATGTTATATTAGCATCTCTCCCAGCCATGGTgacaataatttatatgttttttttcatataaatgaCATTTGGAATGGAAAAGCTTGCTACTGAACTATCAGAGAAGATGGAGTTTGATGATACCTTCAACGCAGCAGCACCAAGAGCAAACCAACCATCCGGGTACAGAGAATTCAAGGCCATTGCAGCCTCCCTATACAAGAAGGAAAAAATATGAGACATCTCAAAAGTAAATCAGCTTAAACGGttaaaagttttataaattCATTTCCTGTTTatgaaggaaaaaaataaagaaacagaACCAAATTGTTTTACATACCACAACATCTTTGACTTCTCAAAATCACCGCGATTGTATGCGCTACGAGCAAGAGCGCGCTACAAGAAGGAGAGTTAATTAGAGCGTGGACTGAGAAAATATCTATAAGAATCATGTGTCTCAAACTACCTTAGCACGAACTGACTTATCATTAGACACTTCCAGGGCTTTTTCATAACATGAGTCATCAATCGTAACATCACCAAGTGAACACCTGAAAGCAATATCAAGCATCACATGATTACGGCACTTCACGGCCATTTAATAAGATATACAACCAACTGGAAGAGAACAAAATAGGGcactataaaatatttatataccatAATCTTGGGTCATTTGGCCGTTCAGAAAGCTGCGCATTGATGAGATCTACAGCCGCTGATTTCTTTCCCAGAAGGCTGAAGTTTCACATCATGTAATAAGATTCGAGAACAAAACATACAATTAATGAAAGGATGGGGAAAAATGAAGATTCAAACTTTTAGTTTACCAGTAGCAGTTAATTAGATTGTCCCACAACTCCAGGCTCTCAAATATTGTGATTGCTTCCCCAACCAAACCGCAACTAACCAGTAGCTCACCGTATTCCCTGTTGTTAGAATCAAAACGGCACAATGCATAAGACACAGAAGGAAATCCAAAATGGATATTTGAACACGCACATACAAATATAACTTACTTTCTTAAAGCAGGAATGGTTGGGAGATGGACTGCGTAGCATAAAGGGATTCTTTGTGATGCTCCAGGATCGCTCGTGTTGATAGCTTCAACCTAATAATGGACAGATTGAAATGACGCTAACATGAGTGTTTCAGCAAGGGAGAAGTCCAATGCAAAAGaggaaaacaacaaaaaactaATTTGATTATGATCATGTACACAGTTCATACATACCAGTTTACCCATCATCTCCAGGGCGCGTCCCTTTGTACGACCCCGAGTTGATTCCCACCGGACACGTAGTAAGTCACAGAAACGCCGCAGCTAATACCATGTCCGAAGAAACAAAAGTCAGTCAGTTTGTTTCACTTGCATAGGTTATGACGAAATGAAAAGCTAATAGCTCCTTATTTTATAACTATTCACTTGAGACGatcaaataactgaaaaaaatTGTAGCTTACAACAAAATATGATGACTTTTGAGAATCAATCGCCTCAATATATGGAGCCATATCCCATCCTGCAGAAGAAAAAGCTattaatacataaataaaactaaCGGCCATAGAGTTCAGTACAAGTGAAACAGAAGCAAGAGCAGACATCTCCTTAACGGTCTCTATAGTTATTTGGCAACGCCGTAAGGAGACTCCTCAGGCATTTTGAATCGCAGTCACAACTAATGTCTGGTAGCTTAACTTACTACGCAGAATTGTTACTATCATTATTTCCGTCATTGCATCAAAGCTCTCTACGGAACACTAACATTAAATGTTCCAAATACAACATTACTTACTTTGCATCTCATTGTGCCGACTACCCCGTTCAATTAAAAGGCACTGAGCCAAAATCATTGCCTGTTCGACTGGTTTTAAGGTCGCAGACTCTTTGCCAGCTTCACTCTCATCGTTCACTAGTTTGGGAGTCATGTATACTTCAGGTGCTTCAACTCCCCAAGCCTCATAAGGTCCAACATCAGCTTTACTAGAGGCCAACATCACGTCCCCATTGGATGAACTAGTTTTGGCTATCAATACCATTTGTGCCTTTGGGTCTACCTATAACAAGATCAGagatatttagaataaaaagaACACGAATACATATAGCAAACATATATACATCATAACTTACTTGGTGAATAGTACGAAATCCAAAAGCCCCACTAACAGAGAACTCGAGCTTCGATGCTGCTTTAGCAGATTCAAGCTGCAACCTGAAAATTTTACTCCAACTCAAGATCAATATACTATAGCAGCAGAGTAGATAAAAGATCAGAGTGTTGTGATGACTATCAGAAATTAGAGCAGCAACGCCAAATTACAAACTCAATTTtgtagctatatatatatatatcacaaacATCTTATAAGAAGCTATAAACATGTACGAAGTCGGTAAAGACGATGATGTCTCAACGATAACTTACCCACAGGGATCAATCCGTCCATAAATATACTGCAGCACACATGCTTCCAGATGTATGGTTGACGTTATGGATGAAACTTCGCCTTGTAGCAACATGGTAGAAGACCAATAGCTTTCAACTTTTTCCAAGGCTCCAAAATGGTCAAGAGCCTCAGCCATGTAGACTTGCAACATCTCAAACAAAGATGACGATCGCTCGTGTAGAACTCTTTGATGAATAAGTAAAACTCTAACAAGCCACCATGAAACACTCCTCAGTTCAAATGGTTTGGTTGCAGTTGTCTCAAACAGCAAATCTTTCAACTTCAACAGAAGCATCCTAGCAAACACTAAGTGCTGCATGAAAAGGAAGTATGATTGGGTTAGGTAGAAGTTCACTACAAACAAATATCAGAACTTACTTAAAAGAGCTCCTAAAAAAatcattcaatttttttttaatagtatgCACACATACTTTATTTGGTTACTGACgtacaaattttgaatttttctaacGCCTATGATACACAGCTTAGAGAAACTCATCACCGAAATTAAAACAAGTTTGATATATTCCAAGACAAGCATTGCTCTGTGTATTATACATATCAAGTAGCAGGAAACATAATAACTTCATAGTCATACAAACATCAAATGACACTTATTCTTTATTCTCTCATAAACTCAAACAAAGACACACTTTACAAGTACAAGCAAATGCAACGAAACACAGTACCTGGAGATTAGAAAACTTGCCGAGCAAGTCGGACCCTGCAGACATGAGCTGAATCTTTGCCCAGTTCTCCCATTCAACTAACTCCTTACTTTCCGATACTTTAAACGGCAACGAACACTTCACTGATTGATCTGTCGGCCTaacaattgaaaataaaaaaacagaacCGAACAGCTCGTTGGAGTTTTGTaataaccgaaattaaaaaaaaaaaactcaacttttagaatatttagtgaaaaaaaaatccattttcTCTACAATAAAGACTGAACATTTGAAGCTGATGAACTAGTTACCCCGTCAAATTACAGCGAGTGAACCAAAACGCAGACGAGATTGCTAAGCACATCACCACAACAGCACGGCGAGCCTTATCGATTTCACCTGACGAATCGTTCACCACGAAGGACTCAACCCTGTCGAGAATCTCCGAGTAAACTCGTTCCGCCGAATCAACCGAGTCAACTAGTTCCAGCTCGGCGTCGCCGAGTATTACCCTAGCAGCGTCCGAGGCCAGAGCTCCGAGGTAGTCTCCAGCTTCGATCAAGGACAAGAGAGACTTTATAAGAGCGTCGTGTGGATGGGTTTCGGATTGGGATTCGTCGAGCAGCTGGGTCACAGAAGGAGAATCTGACAGTGGTAGAGATACGGTGCATCGGAGGAGACGGAGCTCGTAACCGCGTAGGATTCGAATTTCGCCGTCGGCCATGGTTGTGGTTAGTGTTCTGGAAGAGACGGGAGTGAAGGAGGTTTAGCGAGGTTTTTGTATTGTGAAGACGGCGTCGTTTCGTGGTGAACCCGGTTGAACCGTTACGCTGATGTCTTTCCGGTTTGGTTTGCTGTTAAATACAAGTGGGTGGTTATTAGCCCAGACAAAAACCCGATAAATACTGCTCTAAAGTCAAAAGTAGCGAACCGGCCCAGCCAAGTTTTGACCAGGATTGTGTCGCTTTTTCACATCAGAGACTTCAGTtttatgtaaaactatattcTAACCCGTCCTTAAAAGGGcggatatattttttgttttgattttctttttagaaatttaatttttatatttatgcttttctttataatcatatttgtgtattttttgtaatcatatttttgtataaaacttaatcaaaatctattctataaaataagaaaaatttaaaagttgatTCGGCATATGCTCGTTTCTCGTAATGATATGCCCGTATGCccgttttttgtaatttttttctaatatgttaaagaactttaatttatatgtttgtgtataatatttttaaaattattagtaagacgttttgataattttattaaatttgtgatATTACATAACTATACACTTGTATCGTAGCCATTTCACACATTAATTTTGTACTTTATTCCTAAACagtgattttttaatagtaaactatagtataatttttattaataaaatagtaataaaatagataaaattatatgtttctcattcaattttcatgatttgatttcatatataatggtttatatgaatttattattactaatttcttatgtaattaaaaataagttttGTAAATTTTGACCCAATGTAAGAGGtgtataattaataaatttatttgatataaattttaattgtttgcTTGTGTATCTACATTTAAATGTTACAAATACACATTATATTTGTGAAAATTATTGTAAACATAATTTTCTAATGaatatagtttttattattGAATATGTAATCAGGGTTTTGAATGATATGCAATATACaatagaacctctataaattaataatattgaaactttgaaattttattaatttatagagatattaatttacaaaaaacttcttacttatatttcttattttaagatatatttattctaagaaaataaaatatttgattttagtgtatagaattaattgttattttttgaaatttgatatttatattacttttattatattatttggtgtatataatatatattgcatataacttaaatgtgattttagatataatatcaCTAAttatcatcaaaaatatattaagtgttaaataaatataaagataatttcattgtgaatataaaaacaacaatataataataggttcttacttatataaagTAGGTACACATATAAatgattaatttataattttaatgggaccatatatttacatagaattttcttaaaaaatattatcttattattttatcgatttatgtCAAATTTTCAACCGGTCCAAGTTGAGATcggcaaaatttattaatttataaagattattaatttatcgagtattaatttatagaggttctactgtatTTGATAGAAATTTAAAATGTGTAATCAAATTTGAACAGAATCAAGCTATTTCTTGCATTTAATAACATTTTGAGTTATTAacctatttaataaaaaaaaatagttgtacccacaaaatgaatcaaaataGACCCGAAAATCAGGGTTGTAAACCATAAAATGTTCATTCAATACTGATTTGATTTTTAGATGCATTAAACTGCCTCAGATGTTCGTCTTATACAAAGACACGTTGATAATTGATATTTAGATGCAGTTATTGAGTGacgattttgattttgatgctATCCCGATTATTATGCAAGTAAAGTAGTGGTTACatccataatatatattttggtgCAGTTAGTATTTTTTAAGTATGTATTGTTGAAATAATTGTTGGACATAACTTTTATCAATGGGTCACACtactgttttaatagaatagatttacACTTTGTTTGgtactgtatttttttttgttcaaaatacaTTTCTTATTCAAGGATTCTATACTAATAGTCTGTCTCATATACGCGTATCAGTGTAATGATAATTCTTTTGTTATGCATAATTTCTGTTTGCTTCCAAATGAATTTCTGTTTGATAATAACTATTGTAAATAATTCATGATCTCAACTTGGGAATTTAATATACATTCATGCTTATTATATACTATAGGAGTACCTGTAAAAATATCTGTAATTGAATAAGTAAATTCCAAAAATGAATAAGTAAAGAACAAAAAGATGGATTCATGTGAGGGAAAAGTGTAAAGAAGGGTATGAACAATTTGTTATTATATGTGTGTACGTTAAACTTGTATGCTAATGttaatatatgtgtatatataaattaaatgtttaattGGATATAGATCTAGAATAAGGAATCTGAAGAATGACATAAAAGTTGATTATGATGATGAGAAAAGCTGTTAAGCGATGCTGGGGTTGGCCCATCAATGCCTCAAGGGATTTCTTCACATGATCACAAGTTGGACCCACATGATCTACCATGTGGAGCCCCCAACTTGTTATTCTCTTTatctttcaaattttatatGTGATACTATAATGTGTAAAATATTCACACTCCATGTATGAGCATACTATATGAGCGTTTGTATATATCAGTATCATGTGTTTCATTCTGGTTTTAGATGTCACATGCTCATGAACGAACGAGTTTGCGTCTCATTATCATTAGGTGTGTTTCATAATGTCATAGTAGTGTGGACAGTTAAGGACATATGAAGTTTTCAATAGCAGCGGCATAGGTGCATCTATCAGGAGTAAACAAACaatacaaatttttaaaaaataaagaatcagTGGAAAGTAATGAGGAAGGCGTTGTAACTTGCAAGTAGCAAACGAGTGAATGAGAAGAAAATTTATCATATGACCGTCATTGACCGATGATCTGATGACGGGGCAATGAGAATGGCAAACTTGATTTATTATTAGACACGAGAGATTTCTCGAGAATGGCCACTAATAACCAATACAATTAATGATCATACTTCAACCGATCGATGATGTAAAATCAGAGCTACGTTATCTACAAATTTTGCGTTTTAAAAAGCTAAATTGCGTGTGTTGCATATTTACATGCTTATGTCACTGTAAATGGACAAATAGTGCAACATGTTCTCTGTGGAGTACGCAACGAACATAACTGAACTAGCTAATACATGATTTTTTAACTAGTTCACGAGAGATGTTGCTCCACTTTGGGATTAGCTAAGGATTCGGTTCGGGATCGGTAATAAAAAGAATAGCTGTGATTGAGATTGTATATTGATCAGCGGCAATCACGAAGTGACTAAAGGATTCGCAAGTGGGATATTACAAATGAGACAGTTTATTTCAGTTAGAAGCGCCGCCAAACATAAAGAtctgaaaccagtttctattgGTTCAGCCAATATTCGTTTCCCCATGCACCCAACGATGTCCTGCCACCTGGAACATTCCAAACCGACAACACTTGGAGAAGGATGGAATACTTTAGGAGACCTCTTAGATGAAGAAACACATTTTCGCATTATGCCGATTTTAACTGTGACATGTTTTGTATAGTTTTATACAAAAACCATGTATTTGAAAATTAACCGGTATCCCAGAACCACGTACCATGGACAGTATGTTCAAAatccacaaaaaaatataatgaatgaatcatttatttaaattttcattcGCAGTTTAATTTCCTTATGTATGTATGGACCGGTCTACTGTGAATACATAACAAAAGCTTTCTTGGTAATATTTAAACCTATCTATCAAACTTGAAGATAACGATGGTGAGAATCAGAATCTGtgtaagagaaaacaaaaagagatcAAGAAAAAGATGGGACCAATTGGGTATtttctttatagttttatattgttatttcaTTCCAAATGTGACATCCTCTCCCTTTGATTATTTACTTTTCAGccattttataagaaaatctgTCTTTCTCCTCTTTATTTATAAACCTACACCGTTCAAGCCCTCATAACACAAAACAtttgtcttctctctctttcttctttctcttgagTCTTTCGTATTATTTATCTCCACCTCTCTAGTATCTCTTACTCAGTTATACCTTTCCTATATACGTATAATACGATCGGTCTTTGTTCCCTAACAAGACCGTTCGTTAAGTCTTGTCGCACACTACATAAACCGATATTGAATCCAGGTTTCAATATCGTCGAAGAGTTATACAATGGCTCCGGTCTCGTTGCCTCCTGGTTTTAGGTTCCATCCAACGGACGAGGAACTAATCACATACTATCTCAAAAGAAAGATCAACAGTCGAGAGATAGAGCTGGAAATTATCCCTGAAGTAGACCTCTACAAGTGCGAACCATGGGACTTGCCAGGTAATAAATTATAAGAACATTAGTGACTAATCACAAATCAATATATCTATCAATATATGATTTTGTACAAGATCCTTTTCTAGCTGACTAGCTTAAGAGCTTAATAGGGTTTAATGTAGATTCAAGACATAGAgtgaagaaaagaataagaatataACGATGACAAGAAAACCCATAATATACACGTTAACCTCATATACATCTATAATCTATTTACATCTTATTATTAAATAtgctatttataaaaaaaatatgttaactaaCATTAAATTCAAACCAAGATCTAGTGCACTTGGCAATTCCTTTTGCAACTAATCGGTATTCCATCAGAGTTTTTGTTCGTTTATTTTCCAGGTAGAAGAATAATGAGTGAAATGAATTGAATTTTAGTATGCATAGGTTCTGGTTTTAGGTTCAAACTTATCTCTGGGGttgttaaaataataaaactacaGATGACATCGAGACATCATTGATTTTATCATTTAAAGATCAGTTTGGATTGGATCTGCCGGTTTGGCTTATCTAAAAATATACTAATCTTAGatgcaaacaaaaaaatgttagcAACGAATATATATGTAGTCATAGTATTGCAGTAGTATTGATTAGACCAGACGCAACCGAATTGTTGGACTCCTTTTGGTCAAAAAAGAAACTCTGATGGACCACCACGCCTTTTATGAGTCTGCCTTTATTTGTGTGTGTACTTTAGGGTTTGTATCTTCGGAAACTGTAAATCTTTTAATTTCAGATGGATTATCCAAACTTGtataacatatataatcatTGTTGTCGTCAGAAACTAACTACCGATAAAAATTGTCAGGGAAGTCGTTGCTTCCGAGCAAAGACCAAGAATGGTACTTCTTCAGTCCACGGGACAGAAAGTACCCCAATGGTTCAAGAACAAACCGAGCAACAAAAGGCGGTTACTGGAAAGCCACCGGCAAAGACCGGCGGGTGAGTCTGAGAGATCGAGCCATAGGAACCAAGAAAACCTTAGTTTATTACCGTGGACGCGCCCCACACGGTATTAGAACTGGTTGGGTCATGCATGAATATCGCCTCGATGAAACCGAATGCGAACCTACTGCGTTCGGCATGCAGGTTGACTAGCTAACCCAACCAATCAGTTAACTTGCTCTTAAAGTATATATTTgtactttattattatttattagacAAGCCCGTTTGAAACTAAACTTTAGTTGATGATGTTAATAATTTCAGGATGCATATGCACTTTGCCGCGTTTTCAAGAAGATAATAATCGAA includes the following:
- the LOC103846256 gene encoding tetratricopeptide repeat protein 27 homolog; amino-acid sequence: MADGEIRILRGYELRLLRCTVSLPLSDSPSVTQLLDESQSETHPHDALIKSLLSLIEAGDYLGALASDAARVILGDAELELVDSVDSAERVYSEILDRVESFVVNDSSGEIDKARRAVVVMCLAISSAFWFTRCNLTGPTDQSVKCSLPFKVSESKELVEWENWAKIQLMSAGSDLLGKFSNLQHLVFARMLLLKLKDLLFETTATKPFELRSVSWWLVRVLLIHQRVLHERSSSLFEMLQVYMAEALDHFGALEKVESYWSSTMLLQGEVSSITSTIHLEACVLQYIYGRIDPCGLQLESAKAASKLEFSVSGAFGFRTIHQVDPKAQMVLIAKTSSSNGDVMLASSKADVGPYEAWGVEAPEVYMTPKLVNDESEAGKESATLKPVEQAMILAQCLLIERGSRHNEMQRWDMAPYIEAIDSQKSSYFVLRRFCDLLRVRWESTRGRTKGRALEMMGKLVEAINTSDPGASQRIPLCYAVHLPTIPALRKEYGELLVSCGLVGEAITIFESLELWDNLINCYCLLGKKSAAVDLINAQLSERPNDPRLWCSLGDVTIDDSCYEKALEVSNDKSVRAKRALARSAYNRGDFEKSKMLWEAAMALNSLYPDGWFALGAAALKARDVQKALDSFTFAVQLDPDNGEAWNNIACLHMIKKKSKESFIAFKEALKFKRDSWQMWENFSHVAMDVGNIDQAFEAIQKILSMSKNKRVDVVLLDRIMTELENRNSALSLSVETEASSDELKETKPCAATPAETQRHLELLGKIIQQIVRTESTSEIWGLYARWSRIKGDLMVCSEALLKQVRSYQGSELWKDKDRFKKFARASLELCRVYMEISASTGSKRELFSAEMHLKNTIKQATVSFPESEELKELESCLEEVRNALKKSEETTNTKT